CTTATGTGGACTTATCTTTATAACTAAAAAAACCCAAATCGAGAAAGCAGCAACGCGCAGAATAAATAAAACGCGTGAGATACACAGACGACTCAACGTGTCGACACGTGGCGAGAAAGCCCCCCTCTCCAGAGTAACGTGGACGCCTGAAAAGGCAGATACTTCAACTTTATATATATAGATTACAAAAAAAAAAAAAAACCAATAAATGATTATATTAAGCTAAGTTAAAAAAAAAGATTATATTAATCGATAAATTATAAAATGTTAGACGTACATTATATTTTAAAAGGAATTTTGTTGTCTTTATCAAGATAATAAAATATCGTAATTAATGTTTATATCAGCTAATAAAACTAAATTAAATCCAGTTTCAATTAGTTCGCACTAAACAAGTCATAACTTTTTCAGCATCTTCATTACTCTAACAAAACAAGGCTGGACCTAAATAAGACACTCACAAAGCCTATCATCAAGGTTAATTCTTCTTTGAATGGACACATTAATCAAATCATCTATCCTTTTAGTTTTTCCTAAGCATTGAACTAAACAAGTACATCTTATCAGATTAACTTGAACCCCGACTTCTAACATCTCTTCAAACAATTACATCTCATTTTCTACATTTCCACCACTCCCGTTTATATTTAACATTGCTGTGTAATACTATCATGTTTACACTGCCCCGACTTCTTTATATCATCAAACAACTTTTATACTTTTTCCTCCACACCAATATCAACACATATATTTAACAATGTGTTATACAAAATGAAATCTTCTCACAACTAAAGCGCATCTTTAGCCTACATTGCTTTTCCATAAACCTTCCGTGGAGCGGTCAAATGTCTTCTCATTAGGAGTTAAACCCGACTCAACCATCTCATGAAGCAAACTCTTACCCTAAACCCCGTTTCCCAGCTCTTCCCATAGCTTCCAAGTTCCAGCAAATTATTATACAATACACAACCACATTAGGCTTCACAACTATAGCTTTCATCTCTTTCAAAACACACATAATCACATCATAATCCCCAGCTCACCAAACATATTCCCCAACACAGAGAACACTATATCATCAGATCTTCAACCTCATCTTCAGGCATCAACCCTTTTTTATACATCC
This genomic interval from Brassica oleracea var. oleracea cultivar TO1000 chromosome C2, BOL, whole genome shotgun sequence contains the following:
- the LOC106324227 gene encoding LOW QUALITY PROTEIN: pentatricopeptide repeat-containing protein At5g46580, chloroplastic (The sequence of the model RefSeq protein was modified relative to this genomic sequence to represent the inferred CDS: inserted 2 bases in 2 codons; deleted 4 bases in 3 codons; substituted 7 bases at 7 genomic stop codons); translation: MTIVSGYSTMIEHSVNAILSFANRENLPLLYPGPVFSVLGNMFGEXGDYDVIMCVLKEMKAIVVKPNVVVYCIIICWNLEAMGRAGKRGLGKSLLHEMVESGLTPNEKTLTAPRKVYGKAMXAKDALXLXEDFILYNTLLNICVDIGVEEKVXKLFDDIKKSGQCKHDSXYTAMLNINGSGGNVENEMXLFEEMLEVGVQVNLIRCTCLVQCLGKTKRIDDLINVSIQRRINLDDRLCECLIXVQLFCXSNEDAEKVMTCLVRTN